In Methanobrevibacter arboriphilus JCM 13429 = DSM 1125, one genomic interval encodes:
- a CDS encoding DUF368 domain-containing protein produces the protein MGSADIIPGVSGGTIALITGIYERLVHAIGKLRFSFIKPLLKLDFSEFIRLCKEEIDYELFIPLLLGIAIAMLTLSKVIGFLLDYYPEFTFAFFLGLILASSYVLYTRVVHFSPKIIIISVIGFLLSFIFVGLNPIAANHSLPILFFSGMIAICAMILPGISGAFILLLLGQYHYMLNALNTFNIVEIVTFCAGALIGILGFSKVLDYLLQHHEEITLALLIGVMVGTLRIPFDQITANIGGSLFELLICAVLIILGFALIVLLEMKFKYIE, from the coding sequence ATGGGATCAGCTGATATTATTCCTGGGGTTTCTGGCGGAACTATAGCATTAATTACAGGAATATATGAAAGACTTGTTCATGCAATTGGAAAATTGAGGTTTTCTTTTATAAAACCTCTTTTAAAATTAGATTTTTCAGAGTTCATACGACTCTGCAAAGAAGAAATTGATTATGAATTATTCATACCTCTTTTACTTGGCATAGCTATTGCTATGTTAACATTATCCAAGGTAATTGGATTTTTATTAGATTATTATCCTGAATTTACATTTGCATTCTTTTTAGGTTTGATTCTTGCTTCTTCTTATGTTTTGTACACAAGAGTGGTACATTTTTCACCTAAAATAATCATTATTTCTGTGATAGGGTTTTTACTATCATTTATCTTTGTTGGATTAAACCCAATAGCAGCTAATCATTCTTTACCTATATTATTTTTTTCAGGTATGATAGCTATATGTGCTATGATACTTCCAGGTATTTCAGGAGCTTTTATTCTTTTACTTTTAGGTCAATATCATTATATGTTAAATGCTTTAAATACATTTAATATTGTTGAGATTGTTACATTTTGTGCAGGTGCATTGATAGGGATATTGGGGTTTTCAAAGGTATTAGATTATTTATTACAGCATCATGAAGAGATAACTCTTGCACTTTTAATTGGAGTTATGGTTGGAACACTTAGAATTCCATTTGATCAAATAACAGCTAATATTGGAGGTTCTCTTTTTGAACTATTAATTTGTGCTGTTTTGATAATTTTAGGATTTGCTTTAATTGTTTTACTTGAAATGAAGTTTAAATACATTGAATAA
- the uvrA gene encoding excinuclease ABC subunit UvrA, whose product MNKDPNKREIILKGAREHNLQNLDITIPRDKFVVITGLSGSGKSSLAFDTIYAEGQRRYVESLSAYARQFLGQMKKPEIDYIEGLSPAISIDQKTTKMNPRSTVGTITEIYDYLRLLYARIGTPHCYKCGKEISPQTVGQIVENITEEGYDSPKVKIQVLGPIIKSRKGEHKKVFENLRNKGFVRVRVDGDIKNLEDDIKLNKNTKHTIEVVVDRLVLREDIEFQRRLADSIETALEFGEGIVNILFDKEVNSENKEYENVYSEHFACVDCGINFEELTPRMFSFNSPQGACPECNGIGSKMEMDPDLIVSNPKLSLNEGAVVPWSRSKGNKDNYYHQMLSAVAEHLGFSMDTPFKDLKKEEQNAILYGTNEKIGFNFKRRNKSYRVNRKFEGVINRMERHYLETKSNYSRSYISKFMSDHNCHVCDGKRLRPEALSVTVADKSIYDVVSMPIKDCYDFFNSIELNERELFIAKEVLKEIKERLKFLVDVGLDYITMERSSGTLSGGEAQRIRLATQIGSGLVGVLYILDEPSIGLHQRDNVKLIETLNRLKSIGNTLVVVEHDEETILSADHVVDIGPGAGEHGGKIVAQGTPSEIMDSPDSITGKYLSRKEIIPINSTRRIGNGKFISIKGAKENNLKNLDVDIPLGLFTCVTGVSGSGKSSLINQVLYKGLNGVINRKQTFAGKYDSIDGAENIDKIIIIDQTPIGRTPRSNPATYTGLFTYIRELFAETPEAKARGYKPGRFSFNVKGGRCEACSGDGIIQIEMHFLADVYVPCEVCKGKRYNDETLDIRYKGKNIYEVLEMTVEEALEFFENIPKIKKKLQTLYDVGLGYIKIGQAATTLSGGEAQRIKLAKELSKQSTGKTLYILDEPTTGLHFADIKKLLDVLGRLTDSGNSVVVIEHNLDVIKTADHIIDLGPEGGDGGGEIVATGTPEEIAKSGTYTGDFLKEILKDNITPLAKELVKENCGK is encoded by the coding sequence ATGAATAAAGATCCAAATAAACGAGAGATTATTTTAAAAGGTGCAAGAGAGCACAATCTTCAAAATCTAGATATAACTATTCCTCGTGATAAATTTGTCGTTATCACTGGTTTAAGTGGTTCTGGAAAGTCATCTCTTGCTTTTGATACTATTTACGCTGAAGGACAGCGTAGATATGTTGAATCATTATCTGCATATGCAAGACAATTTTTAGGACAAATGAAAAAGCCTGAAATTGATTATATTGAAGGCTTATCTCCTGCTATATCAATAGATCAAAAAACTACAAAGATGAATCCTCGTTCTACAGTTGGTACAATCACTGAAATATATGATTATTTACGTCTTTTATATGCAAGAATCGGTACTCCACATTGTTATAAATGCGGAAAAGAAATTTCTCCACAAACTGTAGGGCAAATCGTTGAAAATATCACTGAAGAGGGATATGATAGTCCCAAAGTTAAGATTCAAGTCTTAGGGCCTATTATTAAAAGTAGAAAAGGAGAACATAAAAAAGTTTTTGAAAACCTTAGGAATAAAGGATTTGTAAGAGTTAGAGTTGATGGAGATATAAAAAATCTTGAAGATGATATTAAATTAAATAAAAATACCAAACATACAATTGAAGTAGTAGTTGATAGGCTTGTACTTAGAGAAGATATTGAATTTCAAAGGAGATTAGCTGATTCTATAGAAACTGCTCTTGAATTTGGTGAGGGTATTGTAAATATACTTTTTGATAAAGAAGTAAATTCTGAAAATAAGGAATATGAAAATGTATATTCTGAACACTTTGCATGTGTTGATTGTGGAATAAACTTTGAGGAGTTAACTCCAAGAATGTTTTCTTTTAATAGTCCTCAAGGTGCATGTCCAGAATGTAATGGTATTGGAAGTAAAATGGAAATGGATCCTGATTTAATAGTTTCAAATCCAAAACTATCTTTAAATGAAGGAGCTGTTGTTCCATGGAGTAGATCAAAAGGTAATAAGGATAATTATTATCATCAAATGTTATCTGCAGTAGCTGAACATTTAGGTTTTTCAATGGATACACCTTTTAAAGATTTGAAAAAAGAGGAACAAAATGCAATTCTTTATGGAACCAATGAAAAGATTGGTTTTAATTTTAAACGTAGAAACAAATCATATAGGGTGAATAGGAAATTTGAAGGTGTAATTAATAGAATGGAAAGACATTATTTAGAAACAAAATCCAATTATTCTCGTTCTTATATTTCTAAATTCATGAGTGATCATAATTGTCATGTTTGTGATGGAAAAAGGCTTCGTCCTGAAGCTTTATCAGTAACAGTTGCTGATAAATCAATTTATGATGTTGTATCAATGCCTATTAAAGATTGTTATGATTTTTTCAATAGTATTGAACTTAATGAAAGAGAATTGTTTATTGCTAAAGAAGTTTTAAAAGAGATTAAAGAACGATTAAAGTTTTTAGTTGATGTTGGGCTTGATTATATAACTATGGAAAGATCTTCTGGAACTTTATCTGGTGGTGAAGCTCAAAGGATTAGATTAGCAACTCAAATTGGGTCTGGTTTAGTAGGAGTATTATATATTTTAGATGAGCCAAGTATTGGTCTTCATCAAAGAGATAATGTTAAGCTAATTGAAACATTAAATAGACTTAAGAGTATTGGTAACACTTTAGTTGTAGTTGAGCATGATGAAGAAACAATTCTCTCTGCAGATCATGTTGTAGATATAGGTCCTGGTGCTGGAGAACATGGTGGTAAAATCGTTGCTCAAGGTACCCCAAGTGAGATAATGGATTCTCCAGATTCTATCACTGGTAAATACTTATCTAGAAAAGAGATAATTCCAATTAATAGTACTAGAAGGATAGGAAATGGTAAATTTATTTCAATAAAAGGTGCTAAAGAAAATAATCTTAAAAATTTAGATGTTGATATTCCTTTAGGATTATTTACTTGTGTTACTGGTGTTTCTGGTTCTGGTAAAAGTTCTTTGATAAATCAAGTTCTTTATAAAGGGTTGAATGGTGTTATTAATAGGAAACAGACTTTTGCTGGAAAATATGATAGTATTGATGGTGCTGAAAACATTGATAAAATAATTATCATCGATCAAACACCTATTGGAAGAACTCCTAGATCTAATCCTGCAACTTACACTGGACTTTTTACTTATATAAGGGAATTATTTGCAGAAACTCCTGAGGCTAAAGCTAGAGGATATAAACCTGGAAGGTTTAGTTTTAATGTTAAAGGTGGCCGTTGTGAAGCTTGTTCTGGTGATGGAATTATTCAGATTGAAATGCACTTTTTAGCAGATGTTTATGTTCCTTGTGAAGTTTGTAAAGGAAAGAGATATAATGATGAGACTCTTGATATAAGATATAAAGGTAAAAATATTTATGAAGTTCTTGAAATGACAGTAGAAGAAGCTCTTGAATTCTTTGAAAATATTCCCAAAATAAAAAAGAAGCTTCAAACTTTATATGATGTAGGTTTAGGATATATAAAAATTGGACAAGCAGCTACAACTTTATCTGGTGGTGAAGCTCAAAGAATTAAACTTGCAAAAGAACTATCTAAACAAAGTACTGGAAAAACATTGTATATTCTTGATGAACCAACTACTGGTCTTCATTTTGCAGATATTAAAAAATTACTTGATGTTCTTGGAAGATTAACTGATTCTGGCAATTCAGTTGTTGTTATTGAGCATAACCTTGATGTAATTAAAACTGCTGACCATATTATTGATTTAGGTCCAGAAGGTGGGGACGGTGGCGGTGAAATCGTAGCGACTGGAACTCCTGAAGAAATAGCTAAATCAGGAACTTATACTGGAGATTTCTTAAAAGAGATTTTAAAAGATAATATAACTCCTTTAGCTAAAGAATTAGTTAAAGAAAATTGTGGAAAATAG